From a single Solenopsis invicta isolate M01_SB chromosome 4, UNIL_Sinv_3.0, whole genome shotgun sequence genomic region:
- the LOC113004570 gene encoding uncharacterized protein LOC113004570 has translation MSTYERTQRTLDKTKCIKCNKFLRKLSGKKKVVNIENEAKDFSKIFGESIVIGDIICCKCMAQFRLHKHKEKLKLQNNPQENIYDNLNRSESSQTTVTSSQTSTEDQTIVFKSSSSKMDFQFTEMPFNRTVISHTYCCLCSGKTNLIVVPFEARMQVFQERRVFIPKGNRCCSNHLIKKRFFEEELQLIRIYSNRSMIEVIEIVKLLEYMSVKSNFEIKDKIGDFSLSEERIKTFTGLTWKNLIQLKKMMTSIRNSECRNILQAIVIFLFKLCSGNSNSMIAAILGLQYDQQVSMCSESVIKSFEKDILPIYFGFKAFSRNDLIQNHTSVMARKLYDIKEDQLVLICDGTYLQHEKSSNNEYQRKSFSVQKKMPLCKPFTICTTDGFIVDTLGPFYANQNDAQIMKIIMSDPNGLRSLLRKCDIFILDRGFRDVKQYLEEQGYQVLMPALKGQRSQLTTEESNESRRITKLRWPVEAVHGVIGQKYRLLHHKLDNKLLPKAGSYCRIACFLNNTFGKRFNSDVDLSDEIVAQIKSRASVENTLALEVETQRWSSRKLPFQPLISTHLLDFPEMTEKDLKIFFTGSYQLSQSISYLAEIMNQNNINLHYLKKKNDIIKVQIRSRHVNKKRYNCYIHYAPNTIGYNGILRYFCECANGRCTIGCCSHVAAIIYYLSHARYLSKIIRPAEILSRLFNVEEVNPVINDDSDED, from the coding sequence ATGTCGACTTATGAAAGGACTCAAAGGACAttagataaaacaaaatgtattaaatgtaaCAAGTTTCTTCGTAAACTATCtggaaagaaaaaagttgtaaaCATTGAGAATGAGGCAAaggatttttcaaaaatttttggtgAATCCATAGTTATTGGTGatataatatgttgtaaatgTATGGCACAGTTTCGCCTTCACAAACATAAAGAGaagttaaaattacaaaataatcctcaAGAAAATATCTATGACAATCTTAATAGATCAGAATCTTCGCAGACTACTGTTACGTCTTCTCAGACATCTACAGAAGATCAAACAATAGTTTTTAAGTCTTCAAGTTCAAAGATGGATTTTCAATTCACGGAAATGCCATTTAATAGAACAGTTATATCACATACATATTGCTGTCTCTGTAGTGGAAAAACAAACTTAATTGTTGTTCCATTTGAAGCTCGTATGCAAGTTTTTCAAGAGAGAAGAGTATTTATTCCTAAAGGCAATCGCTGTTGCTctaatcatttaattaaaaaacgctTCTTTGAGGAAGAGCTACAGTTAATACGAATATATTCAAACAGAAGTATGATAGAAGTCATAGAAATAGtgaaattattagaatatatgtCTGTTAAAAGTAATTTCGAGATTAAAGACAAAATTGGTGATTTTTCTCTTTCGGAAGAGCGCATTAAAACATTCACAGGTTTAACATGGAAAAActtgattcaattaaaaaaaatgatgactTCAATAAGAAATTCCGAATGCCGAAATATCCTGCAAgctattgttatatttttatttaaattatgcagCGGTAATTCGAACAGTATGATTGCCGCTATTCTGGGACTTCAGTATGACCAGCAAGTATCAATGTGTTCAGAATCGGTGataaaatcttttgaaaaagatattttacctATTTATTTTGGCTTTAAAGCATTTTCTCGAAACGATCTTATTCAAAATCACACATCAGTTATGGCCAGGAAGCTATATGACATCAAAGAAGATCAGTTGGTGTTGATTTGTGATGGAACGTATCTACAACACGAAAAGAGTTCGAATAATGAGTACCAACGGAAATCATTTTCAGTTCAAAAGAAGATGCCATTATGCAAACCGTTTACGATTTGTACAACAGATGGTTTTATTGTTGATACACTAGGTCCATTTTATGCAAATCAAAATGATGcacaaattatgaaaataattatgtcagaTCCAAATGGTTTAAGAAGCCTGCTAAgaaaatgtgatatttttatacttgatCGAGGCTTTCGTGatgttaaacaatatttagaagAACAAGGTTACCAAGTACTCATGCCTGCATTGAAAGGCCAACGTTCTCAACTGACTACGGAAGAATCTAATGAATCACGTCGTATAACAAAACTTCGCTGGCCTGTTGAAGCAGTCCACGGAGTAATTGGTCAAAAATACCGTCTTCTACATCACAAGTTAGATAACAAACTGCTTCCCAAAGCAGGATCATATTGCCGGATAGCTTGTTTTCTAAATAATACGTTTGGAAAACGTTTCAATTCAGATGTAGATTTATCTGATGAGATTGTAGCTCAAATTAAATCTAGAGCAAGTGTCGAAAATACATTAGCCTTGGAAGTAGAGACACAAAGATGGAGTAGCCGAAAATTACCGTTTCAGCCACTGATATCGACTCATTTACTCGATTTCCCAGAAATgacagaaaaagatttaaaaatttttttcacaggaTCCTATCAATTATCTCAATCAATATCTTACTTGGCGGAAATaatgaatcaaaataatattaatctccATTACCTTAAAAAGAAGAATGACATAATCAAAGTTCAAATCAGATCACGACATGTCAACAAAAAGAGGTATAATTGCTACATCCATTATGCTCCAAATACTA